Proteins encoded in a region of the Ancylomarina subtilis genome:
- a CDS encoding TolC family protein: MKILICAGAILFSSLSSQAQKEITLDEALLIAFSNSPDIKKSKINMEQNKERLNAQLASLRSRFTLDITPITYDKTESYNEYFSKWNTSENKGSKGIFTVSQPIKLSDGRLSLSNEFGYQDNYSEASTSNYAGYNNSLYIQYDQPLFTFNKTKMDLTRNELNLENATLSYSIQMLNMEKQVNQAFYTIYQKQMALKIAEEEFENQKVSKEIIASKVEGGLSAKEELYQAELNYATSKSNLDNNRVELENAKDEFKLLLGISLYEDVAVRTDIKYMPVIVDLEKAIQNGLSQRLELTQRQIDLNNAHFDLIETTAQNAFKGNVNLSVGLMGNNEEWRKVYDRPTKSPRVGVTFSIPIFDWGERKARIRAAELEIESREIDMNSLKNDITINIRKIYRNLKNLVQQIEIAEQNQKNAELTYNINLERYRNGDLTSIDLERFQNQLSEKKMNLANSLINYKLELLNLKIQSLWDFEHNRSFVPQELQENLIKD; encoded by the coding sequence ATGAAGATTTTAATATGTGCAGGAGCAATTCTATTCAGCTCCCTAAGCTCTCAAGCTCAAAAAGAAATTACTCTTGATGAAGCTCTTTTAATAGCCTTTTCGAACAGTCCCGATATTAAAAAATCGAAAATAAACATGGAGCAAAATAAAGAACGCCTAAATGCTCAACTCGCTTCATTACGATCACGTTTCACTCTTGACATTACTCCTATAACCTATGACAAGACAGAATCTTACAACGAATATTTTTCGAAATGGAATACCTCCGAGAATAAGGGTTCTAAAGGAATATTTACGGTTTCACAACCCATAAAATTATCTGATGGGCGTTTATCCTTAAGTAATGAATTTGGCTATCAGGATAATTATTCTGAAGCAAGTACTTCGAATTATGCCGGATACAACAACTCGCTTTACATTCAATACGATCAACCTTTATTCACATTCAATAAAACAAAGATGGATTTGACTCGTAATGAGTTAAATCTGGAAAATGCTACCCTGTCCTACTCCATACAAATGCTAAATATGGAAAAACAAGTAAATCAAGCATTTTACACGATATATCAAAAACAAATGGCTTTAAAAATTGCCGAGGAGGAGTTTGAAAATCAGAAAGTTAGCAAAGAGATTATTGCCAGTAAGGTTGAAGGCGGTTTATCGGCTAAGGAAGAACTTTATCAGGCCGAATTAAATTATGCGACCAGTAAATCCAACTTAGATAACAATCGGGTAGAACTTGAGAATGCAAAAGATGAATTTAAACTCCTCTTGGGAATCTCTCTATACGAAGATGTTGCGGTGCGTACAGATATTAAATATATGCCTGTTATCGTAGATCTCGAAAAAGCAATTCAAAACGGTTTAAGCCAGAGATTGGAATTGACTCAGCGACAAATCGATTTAAATAATGCCCATTTTGATCTGATTGAGACCACTGCACAAAATGCTTTTAAAGGAAACGTCAATCTTTCGGTTGGCCTGATGGGAAATAATGAGGAATGGCGGAAAGTTTACGACAGACCGACCAAAAGTCCCCGAGTTGGAGTCACCTTCTCTATCCCAATTTTCGATTGGGGAGAGAGAAAAGCTCGAATTAGAGCTGCCGAACTTGAGATCGAAAGTCGCGAAATAGATATGAATAGTTTAAAAAACGATATCACGATCAACATTCGAAAGATCTACCGAAATTTGAAAAACCTGGTACAGCAAATCGAAATTGCTGAGCAAAATCAAAAGAATGCTGAACTGACCTACAACATCAATTTGGAGCGCTATAGAAATGGGGATTTGACGAGTATCGATTTGGAACGCTTCCAAAATCAGCTTTCTGAAAAGAAAATGAACCTTGCAAACTCGCTAATCAACTACAAACTTGAACTGCTGAATTTGAAAATCCAATCCCTTTGGGATTTCGAACACAACAGATCTTTTGTTCCTCAGGAGTTACAAGAAAATTTGATCAAAGACTAA
- a CDS encoding ABC transporter ATP-binding protein, with protein sequence MQININELSKIYPNGKKALNNINLEIGNGMFGLLGPNGAGKSSLMRILVTLMEPTTGTARFNSFDLHRDRKEIRSILGYLPQDFRFFSKLKTWEFLDYAASLAGIRSKQMRKNKVDEWLEKVGLFDVRERDANKLSGGMKRRLGIAQTLIGDPKIIIVDEPTTGLDPEERIRFRNILSEISQQDVSIILSTHIVGDISSVCNNLALLNNGELAFKGTPEALIEKAKGHVWQVSTSGYEYDLIKDKYAVVSTIPTQEGWDIQLIGDGSQLKNAIEIEPNLEHAYVYFMEETSELI encoded by the coding sequence ATGCAGATTAATATCAATGAACTCAGCAAAATTTATCCCAACGGAAAGAAAGCTCTCAATAATATAAATCTGGAAATTGGCAATGGGATGTTTGGCTTATTAGGCCCTAATGGCGCTGGAAAATCAAGCCTGATGAGGATATTGGTTACCCTAATGGAACCCACAACAGGAACTGCACGTTTCAACTCATTCGATCTTCACAGAGACCGAAAAGAAATAAGAAGTATACTCGGCTACTTACCCCAGGATTTTCGTTTCTTTTCAAAATTAAAAACCTGGGAATTTCTTGATTATGCAGCCTCTTTAGCTGGTATCAGAAGTAAACAAATGAGAAAAAATAAGGTTGATGAATGGCTAGAGAAAGTCGGTCTATTCGATGTTCGCGAACGCGATGCAAACAAGCTCTCCGGAGGTATGAAACGTCGATTAGGAATTGCTCAAACATTGATAGGCGATCCTAAAATAATTATCGTAGACGAACCCACAACGGGGCTTGATCCTGAAGAAAGAATTCGATTTCGAAACATTTTATCTGAAATCAGCCAGCAAGATGTTTCCATCATTTTATCAACTCACATTGTTGGTGACATATCAAGTGTTTGTAATAACCTTGCCCTATTAAATAATGGAGAATTGGCTTTTAAAGGGACACCCGAAGCTTTAATAGAAAAAGCTAAGGGGCACGTTTGGCAAGTCAGTACATCTGGCTACGAATATGATTTAATCAAAGATAAATACGCAGTTGTTTCTACGATTCCAACTCAGGAAGGATGGGATATTCAACTCATAGGCGATGGCAGTCAATTAAAAAACGCCATAGAAATTGAGCCAAACCTTGAACATGCCTATGTTTATTTCATGGAAGAAACTTCAGAACTCATTTAG
- a CDS encoding efflux RND transporter periplasmic adaptor subunit: protein MKRIAFLILSLAILLACNDKATDLNKDIAVQVSVKEVATKSIEKFISTTGTVNPVKTVDVKSEVAGKYHLKINPATGRKFALGDFVKEGTEIIAFEDKEYENNIKIKSQELSLQISQQGFDKQQSLYEKGGVTLSDVKKAEIDLINAKYAYEDALYRLAKLKIKAPFSGTITSLNHYTENTRVEAASPLFGIMDYSKLLMEINLAEKNIASVKTGQKVKIVNYTIPGDTLSGVLAQISPAINSETRSFKAVININNSKLLLRPGMFAKGEIIVAKADNSIVIPKDIILSKQNGNIVFVVNKGLAEERVVQFGLENPKEVQIVSGLEEKDRLVIKGFETLRNRSKIKIVK from the coding sequence ATGAAACGAATCGCCTTCTTAATTTTAAGTCTTGCCATCCTTTTAGCCTGTAACGATAAGGCAACTGATCTCAATAAAGACATCGCTGTACAGGTTTCTGTAAAGGAAGTTGCAACTAAAAGTATCGAAAAATTCATCAGCACAACCGGTACCGTAAATCCTGTAAAAACAGTAGATGTAAAAAGTGAAGTTGCAGGAAAATATCACTTGAAAATTAACCCTGCAACAGGACGAAAATTTGCTTTGGGTGATTTTGTAAAAGAAGGAACTGAAATCATTGCATTTGAGGACAAGGAATACGAGAACAATATCAAAATCAAATCTCAGGAATTAAGTTTACAAATTTCTCAACAAGGGTTCGATAAGCAACAATCTTTATATGAAAAAGGAGGCGTCACACTATCTGATGTGAAAAAAGCTGAAATCGACTTGATAAATGCAAAATACGCATACGAAGATGCCCTATATCGTTTAGCTAAATTAAAAATCAAAGCGCCCTTTTCAGGCACAATTACGAGTCTAAACCACTACACAGAAAATACGAGGGTTGAAGCTGCTTCACCTCTATTCGGTATTATGGATTACAGCAAGCTTCTTATGGAAATTAATCTTGCCGAAAAAAATATCGCTTCGGTTAAAACGGGTCAGAAAGTTAAGATCGTGAACTATACCATTCCTGGTGATACCCTAAGTGGTGTATTGGCCCAAATTTCACCTGCTATAAACTCAGAAACCAGATCGTTCAAAGCGGTTATCAACATCAATAACTCCAAGCTTTTATTGCGTCCAGGAATGTTTGCAAAAGGTGAAATCATCGTTGCAAAAGCCGATAATTCAATTGTTATTCCTAAAGATATCATCTTAAGCAAACAGAATGGGAATATCGTATTTGTGGTAAACAAGGGTTTGGCTGAGGAAAGAGTTGTTCAGTTTGGATTAGAAAATCCTAAAGAGGTTCAGATCGTTTCTGGTTTGGAAGAAAAGGATCGTTTAGTTATTAAAGGTTTTGAAACCTTAAGAAACAGATCGAAGATTAAAATTGTAAAATAG
- a CDS encoding HutD family protein, whose product MSFSIIHAENFKTINWSGGTSTQLYIYPETAEYGLRNFDFRLSTAKVEVEQSNFTSLPGVSRKIMILDGQIKISHKNHYNKILHEFDVDAFEGDWETSSVGMCTDFNLMTRGKTKGELSSLSLLQKQATDYPISKHSMIFIYLYTGKIGLNIEQNDLVLKKGELLILDNPSQDELKFSALQDSHLIISEISL is encoded by the coding sequence ATGTCATTTTCAATCATACACGCAGAAAATTTTAAGACCATAAACTGGTCAGGTGGAACCAGCACCCAACTCTATATCTATCCCGAAACAGCTGAATATGGACTGAGAAATTTCGATTTCAGATTAAGTACAGCTAAGGTTGAAGTTGAACAATCAAACTTCACCTCTCTACCAGGTGTCTCAAGAAAAATTATGATTCTTGATGGCCAAATAAAAATTTCGCACAAAAATCATTATAACAAAATACTACACGAATTTGATGTTGATGCATTCGAAGGTGATTGGGAAACCTCATCAGTAGGAATGTGCACCGATTTTAATTTAATGACGAGAGGAAAAACCAAGGGTGAATTAAGTTCGCTATCTCTTTTGCAAAAACAAGCAACTGATTACCCGATCTCCAAGCATTCTATGATATTCATCTACCTCTATACAGGAAAAATAGGTCTAAATATCGAACAAAACGATCTCGTCTTAAAAAAAGGTGAATTATTAATTCTTGATAATCCTTCTCAGGACGAGCTTAAATTCTCAGCATTACAGGACAGTCATTTAATTATATCAGAAATATCATTATGA
- a CDS encoding DUF4249 domain-containing protein gives MNTIIFICKLICYFYANPNPLFIMLLKEKLLYFSVLLILLNSCTEKFYPDTNEDVSTLVIDGKITNGQGPYEVRLFRTVSINIADTLLPEIGAVISIYDNDGNSDSFTETTPGLYHNISPDFKGKVGHSYWIEIQTLDGKKYESTPETIPPQIEIEKIYGEEITKIMPDGEKLKGAGFFVDAKSNTNQNIYLKWDYQESWEWQSPYFRPITDNPSRICYPYNISNNISVFDGSQYDIKQFNHLATSFVNQEEVKLNYAYFLNVSLYSISLESYEFWESMQKINQNNGGIYDNIPGNITGNICACNSDDSVLGYFEASSVNSKNKIFSTADFNMKFSDFSKGCENFQTLVPPDGENYIEISSEVLDGIIVYTVRRGYCYDCNLIYSPLKPSFWP, from the coding sequence ATGAACACCATCATATTTATATGTAAATTAATTTGTTATTTTTATGCAAACCCTAACCCCCTATTCATAATGCTCTTAAAAGAAAAATTATTGTATTTTTCAGTCTTGCTAATATTATTAAATTCTTGCACTGAAAAATTTTACCCAGACACCAATGAAGATGTATCAACCCTTGTTATCGATGGAAAAATAACAAATGGTCAAGGTCCTTATGAAGTCCGATTATTTAGAACAGTTAGTATAAACATAGCAGACACCCTGTTACCTGAGATAGGAGCCGTTATATCAATTTATGATAATGACGGAAACTCAGACAGCTTTACAGAAACGACACCTGGGCTTTACCATAATATCTCCCCTGATTTTAAAGGAAAGGTTGGACATTCTTACTGGATTGAAATACAGACCTTAGATGGAAAGAAATACGAATCCACTCCGGAAACAATCCCTCCTCAAATAGAAATTGAGAAAATTTACGGTGAAGAAATAACTAAAATAATGCCTGATGGTGAAAAACTAAAGGGTGCAGGCTTTTTTGTAGATGCTAAATCGAATACAAATCAGAATATTTACCTGAAATGGGATTATCAAGAAAGTTGGGAATGGCAAAGCCCCTACTTTCGCCCAATTACTGATAATCCATCACGAATATGTTATCCCTACAATATATCCAACAATATTTCAGTTTTTGATGGATCCCAGTATGATATCAAACAATTCAATCACCTTGCCACTTCATTCGTAAACCAAGAAGAAGTCAAACTCAACTACGCTTACTTTTTAAATGTTTCTTTATATTCCATCAGCTTGGAAAGCTATGAATTCTGGGAAAGCATGCAGAAAATAAATCAGAACAATGGCGGAATTTATGACAACATTCCAGGCAATATAACTGGAAACATATGTGCTTGCAATTCTGATGATTCTGTTCTGGGGTATTTTGAAGCCTCATCAGTAAACTCTAAAAATAAAATATTTTCCACTGCAGACTTCAATATGAAATTCTCAGATTTTTCTAAAGGATGTGAAAATTTCCAGACTTTAGTCCCCCCTGATGGGGAAAATTATATCGAGATATCTTCAGAAGTGCTCGATGGTATAATTGTATACACTGTAAGGCGTGGGTATTGTTATGATTGCAACCTAATTTACTCTCCATTAAAACCTTCATTTTGGCCCTAA
- a CDS encoding efflux RND transporter permease subunit — MKKITQFSVNYPVTVSMIIMAILLLGYVSLGKLNVDLFPEMNAPRIFVEIKAGERPPEEIEKQFIEAIEAQAIRQKGVSQVSSVCMVGSARLTVEYTWGSDMDEALLDLQKTLSSYSQNSDIDEFTITQHDPNASPILIVGMLHPEIQDMNELRKVGENYIRNELIRLDGIAEVELTGAQEKEVRIETNQYLLDAHNITIDQIVQKIQSLNQNLSGGSIVEMGTKYIIKGAGLIRNINEIENVIVGTKTDSPPSNTEKQALIKGKVPILLKDIAKVSFVAKKAQNIVRINGIRCIGLSIYKETGSNTVQAVEDFEKTMVSIKKALPGYQFITVQNQGQFIQKAIDEVEETALLGVLIAILVLFVFLRRIKVTAIVSFAIPVSIIATFNLMYFNGLSLNIMTLGGLALGAGMLVDNAIVVIENIFRKMELGLSVKDAAIEGTSEVGGAIVASTLTTIVVFLPIVYMHGASGALFKDQAWTVAFSLIASLFVAILMIPMLFHYAYKGKRKNIKFKSVKIGWYGVLLKKLLSKRVLIIGGATILLIITGLILPYVGNEYLPKAGIGEFSLNIELKEGTQLERTSQTVIAIESMLNQSMGEQFETIYSQIGPGSSSSTDKSVFQNENTANIKIRLKSEYLAQSESILNHVSTLIAGIPNAEITIVRDETALQSTIGTENAPIEVEVKGKDMEILERLSNVVKDRLNQVPDLTNIKTNIEEGAPEVDVVIDRYKAGIFNLSTEAITNQLQDILMGKSAGKFEKGGEMNDINIQLPEHSLSELNTIGIKSGNAEIPLYELAHIKKSSSPKQMLRRNQTRIGKISADIQGSEAFDQVIDKINSKLKGIDLPQGYQVNLIGEEQKRQEALSNLSFALMLSIILVYMVMASQFESLIHPFTILLTIPLAGVGAVWAFFLLGIPMNIMAYIGIIMLGGIAVNDSIILVDAINQFKQQGEPLINSIVMAGENRIRPIIMTSITTILALLPLTIGFGESAALRAPMAIAVIAGLITSTLLTLVVIPCVYYVFDRIQNYFSRSVNAE, encoded by the coding sequence ATGAAGAAAATAACTCAATTTTCGGTCAACTATCCAGTGACAGTATCCATGATCATTATGGCGATATTGCTCTTGGGATACGTCTCGCTTGGCAAGTTAAACGTTGATCTGTTTCCAGAAATGAATGCGCCACGCATATTTGTGGAAATAAAGGCAGGTGAACGTCCTCCCGAAGAGATCGAAAAACAATTCATTGAGGCCATCGAAGCACAAGCTATTCGTCAGAAAGGTGTGAGTCAGGTTTCATCCGTTTGTATGGTCGGATCGGCAAGACTTACAGTAGAGTACACATGGGGAAGTGATATGGACGAGGCTTTACTTGATTTACAAAAAACACTCTCTTCGTATAGCCAAAATAGCGATATTGATGAATTTACAATCACTCAACACGATCCCAATGCTTCACCAATTCTGATAGTCGGTATGCTGCATCCTGAAATACAGGATATGAATGAATTGCGTAAAGTGGGTGAGAATTATATTCGCAACGAACTGATTCGATTAGACGGAATTGCGGAGGTTGAGTTAACAGGTGCTCAAGAGAAGGAAGTTCGTATCGAAACCAATCAATATTTACTTGATGCTCACAACATAACTATCGATCAGATTGTACAAAAGATACAAAGTCTCAACCAAAATCTTTCGGGCGGAAGCATTGTGGAAATGGGCACCAAGTATATTATAAAAGGGGCTGGTTTAATCCGAAACATCAATGAAATTGAAAACGTCATAGTAGGAACTAAAACAGATTCACCTCCATCAAATACAGAAAAACAAGCGCTGATAAAAGGAAAAGTACCCATCCTTCTAAAAGACATCGCAAAAGTGAGTTTTGTTGCTAAAAAGGCTCAAAACATTGTTCGAATTAATGGTATTAGATGTATCGGTTTATCCATTTATAAAGAAACCGGATCGAATACTGTACAAGCGGTAGAGGATTTTGAAAAGACGATGGTTTCCATCAAAAAAGCCTTACCGGGTTACCAATTTATCACAGTTCAGAACCAGGGGCAGTTTATTCAAAAAGCTATTGATGAAGTCGAAGAAACCGCTTTACTTGGTGTCCTGATTGCCATTTTGGTTCTCTTTGTTTTCTTACGTAGAATAAAAGTAACGGCTATTGTCAGTTTTGCAATCCCCGTTTCTATCATTGCCACTTTCAACCTCATGTATTTCAATGGACTCAGTCTAAACATCATGACTTTAGGAGGGCTGGCTCTTGGTGCTGGAATGTTAGTTGACAATGCGATTGTCGTTATTGAAAATATCTTCCGGAAAATGGAATTGGGTCTATCCGTAAAGGATGCTGCCATTGAAGGAACCTCCGAAGTTGGCGGAGCCATTGTGGCTTCAACACTAACCACCATAGTCGTTTTTCTTCCGATTGTGTATATGCATGGGGCTTCAGGAGCCTTATTTAAAGATCAGGCATGGACGGTTGCATTTTCACTTATAGCCTCTCTTTTTGTGGCTATCCTGATGATTCCAATGCTATTCCACTATGCTTACAAAGGAAAAAGGAAAAACATCAAATTCAAATCAGTGAAGATTGGTTGGTACGGCGTCCTACTTAAGAAATTACTCAGTAAACGAGTTTTAATTATTGGTGGGGCAACAATTCTTTTAATCATTACAGGCCTCATCCTGCCTTATGTAGGCAATGAATACCTGCCTAAAGCTGGTATTGGCGAGTTCAGTCTTAATATCGAACTGAAAGAAGGCACACAGCTTGAAAGAACCAGCCAAACCGTAATCGCAATAGAATCCATGCTTAACCAATCTATGGGAGAGCAATTCGAAACAATTTATAGCCAAATAGGCCCGGGAAGCAGCTCATCAACAGACAAATCTGTATTCCAGAATGAGAATACAGCCAATATTAAAATTCGTCTTAAAAGTGAGTATCTGGCTCAATCCGAAAGTATCCTGAATCACGTCAGCACCTTAATCGCTGGAATTCCGAATGCTGAAATTACAATTGTTCGAGACGAAACAGCCTTGCAATCAACCATTGGAACCGAGAATGCCCCAATTGAAGTTGAGGTAAAAGGGAAAGATATGGAAATCCTGGAACGACTTTCAAATGTAGTTAAGGATCGTTTAAATCAGGTACCCGATTTAACGAATATCAAAACCAATATCGAAGAAGGTGCTCCTGAAGTTGATGTTGTGATAGATCGTTACAAAGCTGGAATTTTTAATTTAAGTACCGAGGCCATTACCAATCAGCTTCAAGATATACTAATGGGAAAAAGTGCTGGGAAATTCGAAAAAGGGGGTGAGATGAATGATATTAATATTCAACTACCAGAACATAGCCTATCCGAATTAAATACCATTGGTATTAAAAGTGGCAATGCTGAAATTCCTCTTTACGAGCTGGCTCATATCAAGAAATCCTCATCGCCTAAGCAAATGCTCAGACGAAACCAGACTCGAATAGGAAAGATTAGTGCCGATATTCAAGGATCAGAAGCATTTGATCAGGTTATTGATAAAATAAACAGCAAACTCAAAGGTATCGATTTACCACAAGGCTATCAGGTGAACCTGATTGGTGAAGAACAAAAACGACAAGAAGCACTCTCAAATTTAAGTTTTGCACTGATGCTTTCTATCATTTTGGTCTATATGGTTATGGCGTCACAGTTCGAATCATTAATACACCCTTTCACCATACTCTTAACCATCCCATTGGCTGGAGTTGGTGCTGTTTGGGCCTTCTTCCTTTTGGGTATTCCCATGAATATTATGGCCTATATTGGGATTATTATGCTGGGAGGCATAGCCGTCAACGACTCTATTATTCTGGTTGATGCCATTAATCAGTTTAAGCAACAAGGAGAGCCCTTAATCAATTCAATTGTCATGGCGGGTGAGAATAGGATTCGACCTATCATCATGACAAGTATCACAACTATTTTGGCCCTGCTACCCCTTACCATTGGCTTTGGTGAGAGTGCAGCCTTAAGAGCTCCAATGGCCATAGCCGTTATTGCAGGTTTGATTACCTCAACATTACTGACTTTGGTGGTTATTCCATGTGTTTACTATGTGTTCGATAGAATACAAAACTATTTTTCAAGATCAGTAAACGCAGAATAA
- a CDS encoding TonB-dependent receptor codes for MKKILILLFCLMSINSISAQNRMGISIGYEGMSFIKFTEELESKYQIHTFYYETWIKDIKLKKAYSNTDLHSLITDILSETKVQFIIRENNLILTDFEDLNQEFNLKREEVEVQPDTQPKEEFKNDISTLQQQEYIIHEVGVAIGHKKAKVFGNISLFGAGVPLNGVEIFLPTKKKGVTSDDNGYFEIELPQGSYVLNFKHMGLKQTVRKINLRGSGRLNVQMRKETRAIKEVKVFAQDNKIKRTAMGLEHFESKDIESLPSALGEPDIIKSTTMLPGVESSGEGAIGFNVRGGSSDQNLILIDNAPIYYPAHFFGFFSAFNNDLIQDANLYKSSIPIQFGGRISSTYDIHSSESINNKFSGKVGVSPITTKTYFNLPLLKNKLSIMNSFRFTYSDWIIKKIDSKELVDSKSDFSDLHGKILYKPNSKNQLELSYYKSKDEFQLHSDTVYNFNNFVSSINWRYRFSEKLKMKNSAHFTSFSYDITSDDVPSNAFKLTHKVKDIGFKSHLTYDKNIFTKLDFGAAAKYYEISPGELSPYSKSSFIKMYKIDLEKSLETAIFAGAKFDLLGFINTEAGLRYSLYGNLGKRQEAQYKDGIPSSLNRTEIRSTSGGLNNIYHGPEIRFSTNYTINNNNSIKASYNRTRQYIHLLSNTTSISPTDTWKLSDRYLKPQIGDQFSLGYYRNILGSLAEFSVEAYWKNIKNAKDYKNGAELYLNELTETEVLNADGKNYGLEFLLRKNSGRFNAMISYSYSRSYLKSKDKTGEFAVNNGEWYRAPYDKPHNLKVFLNFKLSRRFIFSTNLVYHTGRPATFPTAKYKLQNVPIIHYSDRNQYRLPNYFRTDVTLLVEGNLKKNKPYHTSWSFGLYNLTGRNNAYSVYFKTEDNFLVGYKLSIFGEVIPTITYNIEF; via the coding sequence ATGAAAAAAATACTCATCCTCCTCTTCTGTCTTATGTCTATTAATTCCATTTCTGCTCAAAACAGAATGGGAATTAGCATTGGGTACGAAGGCATGTCATTTATAAAATTTACTGAAGAACTCGAAAGTAAATACCAAATTCATACCTTTTATTATGAAACTTGGATTAAAGATATTAAGCTTAAAAAAGCCTACTCAAACACCGATCTTCACAGCTTGATAACTGATATTTTATCTGAAACAAAAGTCCAATTTATCATTAGAGAGAACAACTTAATTCTAACTGATTTTGAGGATTTAAATCAGGAATTTAATCTTAAAAGAGAAGAAGTCGAAGTACAACCAGATACTCAACCTAAAGAAGAATTTAAGAACGATATCTCGACTTTACAACAACAAGAATATATTATCCATGAAGTTGGAGTTGCAATCGGACATAAAAAAGCTAAAGTTTTTGGAAATATTAGCCTTTTTGGAGCAGGAGTACCTCTAAATGGTGTTGAGATATTCCTTCCGACGAAGAAAAAAGGTGTAACTTCTGATGATAATGGTTATTTTGAAATAGAATTACCTCAAGGCAGTTATGTTTTAAATTTTAAACATATGGGGCTAAAACAAACTGTTCGTAAAATTAACCTTAGAGGTAGTGGTCGTTTAAATGTTCAAATGAGAAAAGAGACTAGAGCCATTAAAGAGGTTAAAGTATTTGCCCAAGACAATAAAATTAAGCGAACTGCAATGGGATTAGAACACTTTGAATCCAAAGACATTGAAAGCTTACCATCTGCATTAGGCGAACCAGATATTATTAAAAGTACAACAATGCTCCCTGGAGTTGAAAGTTCAGGGGAAGGGGCAATTGGTTTTAACGTAAGAGGTGGTTCTTCTGATCAAAATCTTATCCTAATTGATAATGCTCCTATTTATTATCCGGCTCATTTTTTTGGTTTCTTCTCCGCCTTTAACAACGATTTAATTCAAGATGCAAACTTGTACAAATCAAGTATTCCCATCCAATTTGGCGGTCGTATTTCATCAACATATGATATTCATTCTTCTGAGAGTATTAATAACAAGTTTAGCGGAAAAGTTGGAGTCAGCCCCATTACCACCAAAACATATTTCAACCTTCCGTTACTGAAAAATAAACTCTCAATAATGAATTCATTCCGATTTACCTACTCGGATTGGATTATCAAGAAAATTGACTCAAAAGAATTAGTCGATTCAAAATCTGATTTTTCAGACTTACACGGAAAAATACTATATAAGCCAAACTCTAAAAATCAACTAGAACTTAGTTACTATAAAAGTAAGGACGAATTTCAGTTACATTCTGACACGGTTTATAATTTCAATAATTTTGTTAGTTCTATCAATTGGAGATATCGTTTCAGTGAAAAACTTAAAATGAAAAACAGTGCTCATTTCACAAGTTTCTCGTATGATATAACCTCAGATGATGTTCCAAGTAATGCATTTAAGCTCACACATAAAGTTAAAGATATTGGCTTTAAATCTCATCTCACTTATGACAAAAATATATTTACCAAACTTGATTTTGGAGCAGCAGCAAAATATTATGAAATAAGTCCAGGAGAGTTAAGCCCTTACTCAAAATCTTCATTTATTAAAATGTATAAAATTGATCTTGAGAAAAGCTTAGAAACAGCAATATTTGCTGGAGCTAAATTTGACCTATTAGGATTCATCAATACTGAAGCTGGTTTGCGTTATTCATTATATGGTAATCTTGGAAAAAGACAAGAGGCACAATATAAAGATGGCATACCCAGTAGCCTCAATAGAACAGAAATTCGGAGTACTTCGGGTGGACTCAACAATATTTATCATGGCCCTGAAATAAGATTTTCAACTAACTATACCATAAATAATAATAATTCAATTAAAGCTAGTTATAATAGAACACGCCAATACATCCATTTATTATCTAATACAACTTCGATATCTCCAACCGACACATGGAAACTTAGCGATCGTTATCTTAAACCTCAAATAGGCGACCAGTTTTCTTTGGGATATTACCGCAATATCTTAGGCTCTTTAGCTGAATTTTCAGTGGAAGCTTATTGGAAAAATATTAAAAATGCTAAAGATTATAAAAATGGTGCTGAACTCTATTTAAATGAATTAACTGAAACGGAAGTTTTAAATGCAGATGGTAAAAACTACGGATTGGAGTTTTTATTACGCAAAAATTCAGGTCGATTTAATGCTATGATTAGCTATTCTTATTCGAGAAGCTATTTAAAGTCAAAAGATAAAACTGGCGAATTTGCTGTAAATAATGGAGAATGGTATCGAGCCCCATATGATAAACCTCATAATCTTAAGGTCTTCCTAAATTTTAAGCTATCAAGACGATTTATATTTTCTACAAATTTAGTATATCACACTGGTCGCCCCGCAACATTCCCGACAGCAAAATATAAACTACAGAATGTACCAATAATACATTACTCTGACAGAAATCAATACAGATTACCCAACTATTTCAGAACAGATGTTACATTATTAGTTGAAGGAAATTTAAAGAAAAACAAACCGTACCATACATCTTGGTCTTTCGGTTTATATAATCTTACTGGTCGGAATAACGCATACTCAGTGTATTTCAAAACAGAAGATAACTTTTTGGTAGGTTATAAACTATCTATTTTCGGAGAAGTTATTCCTACTATAACTTATAACATTGAATTCTAA